From Selenomonas ruminantium AC2024, a single genomic window includes:
- a CDS encoding 3-isopropylmalate dehydratase small subunit, with amino-acid sequence MKLEGKVWRYGDNIDTDVIIPARYLNTFDPKELASHCMVDIDESFAGNVQEGDIMVGGRNFGCGSSREHAPVAIKASGIPVVIAASFARIFYRNGINIGLPLLEIGDDVEKIHADDKLQVDVTTGEIKNFTTGDVFHAHPLPGFVQEIAEAGGLIEYIKKKG; translated from the coding sequence AAAAGTTTGGCGTTATGGGGATAATATTGATACCGACGTCATTATCCCCGCAAGATACTTGAATACTTTTGACCCCAAGGAACTGGCTAGCCACTGCATGGTGGATATTGACGAAAGTTTTGCGGGTAACGTACAGGAAGGCGATATCATGGTCGGCGGCCGCAACTTTGGCTGCGGCTCCTCTCGTGAACATGCACCGGTAGCCATCAAAGCCAGCGGCATTCCCGTGGTCATTGCGGCCAGCTTTGCGCGGATTTTCTACCGCAATGGTATCAATATCGGCCTGCCGCTGCTCGAAATCGGTGATGATGTGGAAAAGATTCACGCTGATGACAAGTTGCAGGTGGATGTGACGACGGGCGAAATCAAGAACTTCACCACGGGTGATGTGTTCCATGCCCATCCTCTGCCGGGCTTTGTGCAGGAGATTGCCGAGGCGGGCGGTCTGATTGAATACATCAAAAAGAAAGGATAA